In Amycolatopsis coloradensis, one genomic interval encodes:
- a CDS encoding DUF5302 domain-containing protein has translation MTEPAPSPADGEEDDTKRKFREALERKQAQARSGSAHENGGGKNLHAHGPAANKRTFRRKSG, from the coding sequence ATGACTGAACCGGCACCGTCCCCAGCGGATGGCGAAGAGGACGACACCAAGCGCAAGTTCCGCGAGGCCCTTGAGCGCAAGCAGGCCCAGGCCCGTTCGGGCTCGGCGCACGAGAACGGCGGCGGGAAGAACCTGCACGCGCACGGTCCGGCCGCGAACAAGCGCACCTTCCGTCGCAAGAGCGGCTGA
- a CDS encoding Glu/Leu/Phe/Val family dehydrogenase — protein MTEVFGQGTGHEQVVFCQDQATGLKAIIGIYSTALGPSLGGTRFYPYESEDAALADVLALSKGMAYKNALAGLDLGGGKAVIIGDPQKHKTEALLRAFGRFVQSLGGRYITACDVGTYVQDMDIVARESEFVTGRSPENGGAGDSSVLTAFGTYQGMRASADAVWGVPDLAGRKVGVAGVGKVGHILVGHLIEAGAQVVITDVSPAAIERTRAAYPGVEVVADIDTLIRTELDVFAPCALGGVLTDATVGVLRSKIVCGAANNQLAHPGVGKQLDDRGILFAPDYLVNAGGVIQVDDERHGFDFARAKRKTTAIFDTTKAVFALAKADGVPPATAADRLAERRMAEVGGLRSILTV, from the coding sequence GTGACCGAAGTGTTCGGCCAAGGTACCGGCCATGAACAGGTCGTCTTCTGTCAAGACCAGGCCACCGGCCTGAAGGCCATCATCGGGATCTACTCGACGGCGCTCGGGCCGTCGCTGGGCGGGACCCGGTTCTACCCCTACGAGTCCGAAGACGCCGCGCTCGCGGACGTCCTCGCGCTGTCGAAAGGGATGGCCTACAAGAACGCGCTCGCCGGGCTCGACCTCGGCGGCGGCAAAGCCGTCATCATCGGCGACCCCCAGAAGCACAAGACCGAAGCGCTGCTTCGCGCCTTCGGCCGGTTCGTCCAGTCGCTGGGCGGCCGCTACATCACCGCCTGCGACGTGGGCACCTACGTGCAGGACATGGACATCGTCGCCCGCGAATCGGAGTTCGTCACGGGCCGCTCGCCGGAGAACGGCGGCGCCGGCGACTCCTCGGTGCTCACCGCTTTCGGTACCTACCAGGGAATGCGTGCCTCCGCGGACGCCGTCTGGGGAGTCCCGGACCTCGCGGGCCGCAAGGTCGGCGTCGCCGGGGTCGGCAAGGTCGGGCACATTCTCGTCGGGCACCTGATCGAGGCAGGTGCGCAGGTGGTCATCACCGACGTCTCGCCCGCGGCGATCGAGCGCACCCGCGCGGCGTACCCCGGCGTCGAGGTCGTCGCCGACATCGACACGCTGATCCGCACCGAGCTCGACGTCTTCGCGCCGTGCGCGCTGGGCGGGGTGCTCACCGACGCGACCGTCGGCGTGCTGCGGTCCAAGATCGTCTGCGGCGCGGCCAACAACCAGCTCGCACACCCGGGCGTCGGCAAGCAGCTCGACGACCGCGGCATCCTCTTCGCGCCGGACTACCTGGTCAACGCGGGTGGCGTGATCCAGGTCGACGACGAGCGGCACGGCTTCGACTTCGCGCGCGCCAAGCGCAAGACGACGGCCATCTTCGACACCACCAAGGCGGTCTTCGCGCTGGCGAAGGCCGACGGTGTCCCGCCGGCGACGGCGGCCGACCGGCTGGCCGAGCGCCGGATGGCCGAGGTCGGCGGACTGCGGTCGATCCTGACGGTGTAG
- a CDS encoding kynureninase has protein sequence MTNLDELRRDPNALAAHYTEFGVAGRMLLTGHSHQAWPDVAREGLLEAFADAAEEVDTKWARAFAKADEMRAGFRALLGDPHGDIALGASTHDLVIRFLSAMDLPRRPRLVTTDGEFHTLRRQLGRLAEEGVEVVRVPAAPVATLAERVAAEVTEDTAAVLVSAVLFETSRLVPGLAHLADVCLSKSVNLVVDAYHALGVVPFSLHDLGLTNAWVLGGGYKYLQLGEGNCFLRMPAHAQELRPVVTGWYAEFGALADERRPGQIAYASGSDRFAGATYDPTSHYRGARVFRFFAEHGLTPEFLREVSRHQVGFLAEGFDQLGLPEDVITRDRETPLDRIGGFLSLKCADAGALQTALAERGVRTDSRGAYLRFGPAPYLSDRQLDSALHVLREVVNG, from the coding sequence TTGACGAACCTCGACGAACTCCGCCGCGACCCCAACGCGCTCGCGGCGCACTACACGGAATTCGGTGTGGCGGGCCGGATGCTGTTGACCGGGCACTCGCACCAGGCCTGGCCGGACGTCGCGCGCGAAGGCCTTCTCGAAGCCTTCGCCGACGCCGCCGAAGAGGTCGACACCAAGTGGGCGCGGGCCTTCGCCAAGGCGGACGAGATGCGGGCCGGGTTCCGGGCGCTGCTCGGTGACCCGCACGGCGACATCGCGCTCGGCGCCAGCACCCACGATCTGGTGATCCGGTTCCTCTCGGCGATGGACCTGCCGCGCCGTCCGCGGCTGGTCACCACCGACGGCGAGTTCCACACGCTTCGCCGTCAGCTGGGCAGGCTGGCCGAGGAAGGGGTCGAGGTGGTCCGCGTCCCCGCGGCGCCGGTCGCCACGCTGGCCGAACGCGTCGCGGCCGAGGTCACCGAAGACACCGCCGCCGTGCTCGTCTCGGCGGTGCTGTTCGAGACCTCCCGCCTCGTGCCGGGTCTCGCGCATCTCGCCGACGTCTGCCTTTCGAAGTCGGTGAACCTCGTCGTCGACGCCTACCACGCGCTCGGCGTCGTCCCGTTCTCGCTGCACGACCTCGGGCTCACCAACGCCTGGGTCCTCGGTGGCGGCTACAAGTACCTCCAGCTCGGCGAGGGCAACTGCTTCCTGCGGATGCCCGCGCACGCGCAGGAACTGCGGCCGGTCGTCACCGGCTGGTACGCCGAATTCGGCGCGCTCGCGGACGAGCGCCGGCCCGGCCAGATCGCCTACGCCTCCGGATCGGACAGGTTCGCCGGAGCGACCTACGACCCGACGAGCCACTACCGCGGCGCTCGCGTCTTCCGCTTCTTCGCCGAGCACGGGCTCACACCGGAGTTCCTGCGGGAGGTATCGCGGCACCAGGTGGGCTTCCTCGCCGAGGGCTTCGACCAGCTCGGGCTGCCCGAGGACGTCATCACTCGCGACCGGGAAACGCCGCTGGACCGTATCGGCGGCTTCCTGTCGCTGAAATGCGCCGACGCCGGCGCGCTGCAGACCGCGCTCGCAGAACGCGGCGTCCGGACCGACAGCCGCGGCGCGTACCTGAGGTTCGGGCCGGCGCCGTATCTGTCCGACCGGCAGCTCGATTCCGCGCTCCACGTCCTTCGAGAGGTCGTCAACGGCTGA
- a CDS encoding tryptophan 2,3-dioxygenase, which yields MNDTQAALSYTSYLSLDELLDAQRPRSDEHDELLFIVIHQVYELWFKQVLHEALYLQEQLEAGNTAHAVRTLRRILTIFKVVVAQIDVLETMTPSQFTSFRARLDASSGFQSAQFRVLEAVLGRRDERVFAHYPEGGDQRAQIADAMSRPSLFDSFVTYLAVKGYDVPTGRDVTKPLEPSPALQEILLRVYRDDTGPSVVAEHLVDLDEGMQEWRYRHVKMVERTIGDKTGTGGSSGAHYLRTTLFSPMFPDLWAVRSRL from the coding sequence ATGAACGACACTCAGGCCGCATTGAGTTACACATCCTACCTTTCGCTGGACGAATTGCTGGACGCACAGCGTCCGCGGTCCGACGAACACGACGAATTGCTCTTCATCGTGATCCACCAAGTGTATGAACTTTGGTTCAAACAAGTTCTCCACGAGGCGCTTTACCTGCAGGAGCAACTCGAAGCGGGTAACACCGCTCACGCCGTCCGCACACTGAGGCGAATCCTGACTATCTTCAAGGTGGTGGTCGCGCAGATCGATGTGCTCGAGACGATGACTCCGAGCCAGTTCACCAGTTTCCGTGCGCGACTCGACGCTTCGAGCGGGTTCCAATCGGCTCAGTTCCGTGTTCTGGAGGCCGTCCTCGGCCGCCGGGACGAGCGGGTGTTCGCGCACTACCCCGAAGGCGGTGACCAGCGTGCCCAGATCGCGGACGCGATGTCACGGCCGTCGCTCTTCGACTCCTTCGTCACCTACCTCGCGGTGAAGGGGTACGACGTCCCGACCGGGCGCGATGTCACCAAGCCACTCGAACCCTCTCCGGCGCTCCAAGAAATTCTGTTGCGGGTCTACCGCGACGACACCGGGCCGTCCGTCGTGGCGGAGCACCTGGTCGATCTGGACGAAGGGATGCAGGAGTGGCGGTATCGGCACGTGAAGATGGTCGAGCGGACCATTGGAGACAAGACCGGGACGGGGGGTTCGTCGGGAGCGCACTATCTGCGTACGACGCTTTTCTCCCCGATGTTCCCGGATCTCTGGGCTGTGCGGAGCAGGCTTTGA
- a CDS encoding PaaX family transcriptional regulator codes for MPESAAPHGDPGPQELVMTLLGTYVSPRESRRVWSGGLVGVLAGLGFSDGAARIALARLARRDLLARHKAGRLVHYSLTRRTIALLEDGDRRIFSLGRREREVGEWTVLWQSIPESRRQARERLVRRLRFLGFGPVQDGTWIAPHDREAEVLALLGELDVSEHAGLMLGKPSASLDVRRFAARAWNLDGLAARYDAFVRDFGGYSGDLPDAEAFRVRTWLTHTFRAFPSLDPELPVGLVPAPPSRAAAVDLFHDLYHALAPAAQRHFDEVTEK; via the coding sequence ATGCCCGAATCGGCCGCGCCCCACGGCGACCCAGGTCCCCAGGAACTGGTGATGACGCTGCTCGGCACCTACGTGTCGCCGCGCGAGAGCCGCCGTGTCTGGTCCGGCGGCCTGGTCGGCGTGCTCGCCGGGCTCGGCTTCTCCGACGGCGCCGCGCGGATCGCCCTGGCCAGGCTCGCCCGCCGTGATCTGCTCGCGAGACACAAGGCGGGCAGGCTCGTCCACTACTCGCTGACCCGCCGCACGATCGCGCTCCTGGAGGACGGCGACCGCCGGATCTTCTCGCTCGGCAGGCGCGAACGCGAGGTCGGGGAGTGGACCGTGCTGTGGCAGAGCATCCCGGAGAGCCGCCGCCAGGCCAGGGAACGTTTGGTGCGCCGCCTGCGCTTCCTCGGATTCGGGCCGGTCCAGGACGGCACCTGGATCGCCCCGCACGACCGTGAGGCCGAGGTGCTCGCCCTGCTGGGCGAGCTGGACGTCTCCGAACACGCCGGGCTGATGCTCGGGAAACCGTCGGCGAGCCTCGACGTCCGGCGCTTCGCCGCGAGGGCCTGGAACCTCGACGGCCTCGCCGCGCGGTACGACGCGTTCGTCCGGGATTTCGGCGGATACTCGGGTGACCTGCCCGACGCCGAGGCGTTCCGGGTCCGAACCTGGCTGACGCACACGTTCCGCGCCTTCCCGTCACTCGATCCGGAGCTCCCGGTCGGGCTGGTGCCCGCTCCGCCGAGCCGGGCGGCCGCGGTCGACCTGTTCCACGATCTCTATCACGCGCTGGCCCCGGCGGCGCAACGCCATTTCGACGAGGTGACGGAAAAATGA